ATTCCGTCATTAACAAGATCACCTCAAACCCCGCCCGCAGGGGTCTCGTTTCCATCACGTGTCGAAGGGATTCCCGATCATGGGCATGGACCTCCCACACCAAGAGATCCAAGTCCCCCCGTTCGAGGGAAACCCGCCATTCCTCGGTGGTCTCGGGAGCCTGGGTATCACAACCGTTGGCGTGCAACGCACGTTCCAGCACATGGCGGCTGGCGGGCGAATCCACCTTTAAGAGGGCCCGGGGGCGAACGTCGTTACTCAACCCACGACGTTTTTCTTGAATTTGGGTAATCACCTGCACCACTTGTTGGAGATTCAACGGTTTCTTCAGACAGGCAAAAGCTCCCAAACGTAAGAGATCCTGCTCCGCCGCTTCGGTCGAGAAACCTGTCAAAACGACCACGGCCGTTTGGGGAGATTTTTCTTTGATGGCTAATAAAACCCCTGTCCCATCCACCTGGGGCATTTGGAGGTCGGTAATAACAATCCCTGGGCGTTCCCGAGCAAAAATGTCCAAGCCTTCCCGCCCATCGGAAGCCGACAGAGACTGAAACCCAAGTCGTTCCACCACACGACACGCGGTACTCCGAAACGGTTCGAAATCGTCAATGATGAGAATCTTTTCCATGGACCCCTCCTCTTCCCTTATTGGCGATTCTATCCGCCCCTAAAATGAAATCATCCTCTTTCACGATCAACTTTACACGTTTTTTTCAAAAGGACACAATGACCTCCTGGATTGGGAATTGCCAACGCAAGAGAGCTCGCCTGGTCCACCCTCACAGTCGTCGATAGAAACAAGTCCACCCGCTTTCAGTTTTGGATTAATGATTCTGATAAAACGGTCGATAAAGGATTAGGACTAACTTATGCCACCAGAGCCCCTGAAACCCGCAACTTCCCCCCTAGGAGACACCGCCACCGGGGTGACCCTTATGGAATTGGACGATTTCCCGGGTTGGAGAGAGGTCCGTTCCTACATGGAACAACCGCTCGAACAAAACACGGATGGGACTGAAAAGGGAAAATGACCATGCGGGCCTTGGTGGTTGATGACGAAGAAGATGTGCGGCGGTTACTGGGGTTAATGCTGAGTCGGCTGGGATGTGAAATTCGTGAGGCGGCTGACGGCCAGGAAGCCTTGGCTATTCTTCACGAACCGTGTCCCATGGACGTCATCCTCTTGGACTGGCGCATGCCGGTTCTGGACGGACCGGGGTTTCTAAAAACAGTCCAAAAAGAGTCGTCCTTGAAATCCATCCCCGTCATGATGTTGACAGGGCTGAACGAAATGAAAGACGTGGCCAATGCGCTTCAGTTGGGGGCCAAAGAATATTTAATGAAACCCATCACCCAAAGGACCCTCCGTGAAAAATTAGAGGTTTTGGGGTTTGATTTTTAAGGAGTCAGGACACCATGCCATCCGCCGTTCAGGAAACGAACTCGGAACAAGTCACCTATCTCGCCAACATGGCTCGTCGTCTGGCGGGGTTTGAACTGGAAAAAGAACGAAGCCTCATTTCCGACCCCCGTGTCTTGGACCTGCTCGTTCGAGAAAAAGCCGGGAGCGTGGAGGAGTTGGTGGCCCGCCTAATGCGTTTGCCGGAAGGGCCGCTCCACCACGCCGTGGTGGAATCCCTTGCGGTTTCCGACACCTCTTTTTTTCGGGACACCCCCGTCTTCGAATTTATTGAAAAAATCATTCTCCCGGACCTCATAAAAAACCGATCCCACACCCATCAACTTACCTTATGGAGCGCCGGTTGTTCAACGGGCCAGGAAAGCTACAGCCTCGCCATGTCCACCACGGAGGCCCTGGAGTCCTCCCAGGAATGGACCTGGCAAGTTCTCGGGACCGATCTTTCAACCCGAAACATCCGAGTGGCCGAATCCGGATCCTATTCCCAATTCGACATCAATTGCGGCCTTCCGGCACGCCGGTTGGTCACCTATTTTGAAAAACGTGAAAATCATTGGTGTGTTCAGGATAAAATAAAGAATCGGATTCAATTCAAAAAAATGAACTTGGTCACATCGGAAAACGAATTCCCCCAGGTGGACTTGATTCTGTTCCGAAACGTTTTGCGGTATTTTGATTCTTCCCACCAAACCACCGTTCTAAAAAGATTACACGCCGCCCTTCGACCCGACGGCTATCTGGTCATGGGTCAGGATGAAACCGCCAGCAAGGAATCCGGTTTCGAACCCATCCATTCCGGAAAATTCACCGTTTTCCGCCCCCTCCAATAAAATCAGTTTCTTCTCTCCAATAGTCCTTGTCCATTAATGACTTTAAACGCACACCAACCACCTGGCATGCAAATTGCTAATCGAATATGAGAAACCATGATCTCTCGACACGTTGTCATCGTTCTGCTGGTTCTTGCGGGCCCTCTGCTTCTCTTTGAGGCCTATGGAATCCATCGACTTCAACAACCCGCCCCTCCCTCCCCCGACAAAGCCTTGGACATGGTATGTGAGCAACTTCTTCAATCGGCTCAGGCCAAGGGGCTCCACAGGTCCGCCCGGGAAATTGAAACCGTGAGCGGCCCGGAAAAAGATTTATATTTTGAATCCCTTCCCCCTTTCTTAAACGCGCGCCTCGTGAACGGTTTCAAACAATTCCTCTTTTCGGATGAAATGCAAAAAGGGACGGTCCAGGAGATCAGTCGGCTCATGAAACGGCGGGAATGGACTGGGGACGCCCAGTCGATGAATCCGACAGTCCCCGATGTTGTGTTGTTCGCGGAATGGGGTTATTTTTCCTCAGAAGAAGTGAGGTTGACCCTCCGGGCCGTTCGATTGGCCCTCAGCGGAGAGGGTGTTCAAGCCTCCGTTCGTTTCGTACACCCCCGTGTGATCCAGCGCCAGAACGAACAGAAGGACCATCTCCGCCTCGCGCTCTACGGATCAGCCGCTTTTCAGGTCGCCGTCATCCTGATCTCCGTTCTGTATTTATCAAAAACACAGCCCGCTGGAGGTTCTCGCCATGGCACCCCACTCTGAACGAAAATCAGCCTCCCCAACCCTCCGGCCACGGGCCGAAAAGCGTGGAACCACCCATGCCCCCCGCAACTTGAAATCTGAATTCGCAGGGGAAGGCCCCTCCCTCGGGTCTCCTGAGTTGGGACATGTTTTCCCTCTGGAAGACCCCACACGCAATTTGGAAGACGTGGGTCGAGGCGTGGCCCATAAATTAAGAAGTGGGTTGTGTGCTTTGAAAGGGGGGCTCCAAATGAGCCTTCAACAAATGGGTCCTGGCCCCACTCGGGAAATGCTGACCTTGGCCGAACGCGGGGCACGACATATTACAGAGATCGTTTCGGATTTGGTCTTGTTAACCCAACGGCCCGCTTTCCATCCGCGACCTGTGGATCTGAACCTTCTTCTCAGTCAATTTCTGAATGGGCTTCGTCTTCATCCCGAATGGGACGGGGTTACCGTGATGAGACGTTTAGACGGTGCCCTTCCACTCATCTGGGCAGATCCCGATCTATTGGACAAAGTTTTCGACGCTATCGCCAAAAATGCGGCCGAAGCTATGGTTCCCCGTGAGTCCGCCTTGTCAGACGAATCCATTCCGCCCTCTCAGGATCAAACCCACCGCCCACGACACCTCAAAGTTGAAACCTCCAGAGAATCCTCGAACGTGGTGGTTCGGATCATCGACACCGGGATAGGCCTCGCCGCCGACATGGTGCCCTTGGCCTTCCAACCCTATTTCACAACAAAAAGTGGGCGCCGGGGGATGGGCCTTCCCCTGGCCCGTTGGTTGGTCCACGCCCATGGAGGTTCTCTGTCCCTCCAAAGCCGGCCGGAAACCGGGACCACCGTGACCTTTCGGTTTCCCGATACTCCTCCTTTCGACCAGGAACGATTTTCGTCCCTTTAACCCGCTCAACTGAGGATTCCAGGTCAACCATGCGCTCTATCGGCCACCAGGTTTTGGTCGTTGGTCTCCTTCTCCTTGTCCCCCATTTTTTGGCGGGGGGAGGGAAAAAACCTTTTCAGGAAAACCCCCGCGAATTTTACTTGGGAGAAGGTTGGGCGGAACTGGAGCCCGACGCGGGCACGGCTCGGGAACAGGCCAAAACCCGGGCCTTGGGAGATCTGGCACGAAACGTTCGGGTCGCCGTCAGGAGCACGATCCTGGATGTCTTGGGCCAAAACGCAGGCCGTCCCCAGGAATCGCTTGAATCGCGCATTGACACCTACGCCAACATCCCTCCCACCCAACTGGATCGAGAAGAGTTTCAGCTCCACCATCCACGGAGAGGGCAAGTCCGTTGCCGAGTGGCGGTCCGACGCGCACGCTACGATGGGGACGTGCACCGGGATTTGATGGCGAAGAAAAACAGAGCCCTGGCCGAGGCCCAGCGGGCCCATTCTGCCCTGGAAGAAGGCCGATTGGCTGAAGCCCTACACGCGTTCGCCCTTCTTCAATCGCGCGCCGAAACCGATTTCCCGGGACTCCCTCTGGAAGGAGTCGTTGATCAAAATGGAAAAATTGTTGATGTGCTGGCCTGGGCCCGAGACCATCGAGACAAGATCCTGGGATCCCTCCGGTTAGAATGTTCATCCGACCCTTTTATTTATGACCGAAACGGGCGGTATGCCGGCCCCGTCACCGCCCAATTGATCTGGACCGGAACCGGTCCCGTCCATTTGGAGGGGATTCCTCTTCGCTCCCGCTGGAAGCATCGCCCTCAACAGGCACTCCTAGCGGTGGAATCGGATGAAAACGGGGTTGGTCGCTTTCACCCAGTCGTTGATTTATTTGTGGCCCACTCCACCTTGGAAATTGAGGTTGAAGGCCATGACGGCCCCCCTTCCCCTGCCTGTCAAAGTCTTTTCCATCAGCGGCGGGAAGTCATCTTGAACGTCCAATCCAATCGAAACGAAGTCCAAAGCGCCTTCACCGATTTCGTGGAAGACCAGCTCAGGCGGTTGCCCTGGGACGTTCGGACGGAATCCAGCGGAGGTTCCCCTCCCCCGGGAGAGGAATCGTTGATCGCGATCGAAATCCAGACCACCCTTACCCGTCACCCCGACGGTGAAATCCACCGGTCTGTTTTAAACAGTCGTGTTCAAATTTTTTCGGGACCGAAAGGAAAATGGGTTTTTCGTGGAGAGGGGCCTTCCGCTGAAGGGTATGGGGCAACCCCCACGGACGCTGTCAAGAAAGCGTTGCATGCCCTTATGGGCAATTGGTCGGACTGGATGGACAACCAGGTCAAAGGACTCCCTTGACCTTAATACCGCATGGCCCCCACTTGAAGATCCCCGCGGAGGGCGAAAGCGTGCTCTTCCGCGGGGATGATGGAAACCCGCCTCACCGGGGGAGTGTGACCCCCGGTGAGCATAGTTAGATGCCCCTCGTTAAGTTGGGCCAGTTGTGCCGAAAGGGAGGCGACCCGTTGCCTCAATTCTTTACAATGGAGCGCGCGCATCCGTTCCCGGGAACAGGAAGGGCCCCGCAACCACGCCCTGGCAGCACTTTCCTCCGCAGCTCGGCGGGCCGAATCCAGCGCCGCCAGGGGTCGGGCCAAATCCACCGAACGAAACCCACCGCTTGTCCCCCGCTCCACCGCTTCCTCGGCCGCTCGGGCCACGGCGCGCTTCAAAAATTTTATCTCATTGACCAAACACTGTTCCAACGCGGCAAATGGCTCGATCATCTTATCCCCCTTCCTGCTCAATCTCATTATCGGCATCCCGTGAATTCCCTTAACCCGCATCTTGGCACAGAGATTGCATTGAAGTAAGGTGGAGGATCCCATGCTAAGAGGAATTTACGCCAACGCCCAAGCAATGTCCGCCCTGATGGCCAAACAGGACGTTCAATCCAACAATTTGGCGAATGTCAATTCCACCGGGTTTAAGAAAGACCGGGTGAATTTCGAAGAATTTCAAGAGGTTTTGCGGGGCCAACAGGTGTCTTCACCCATTGCACGGACATCGTATGACCCCGGACCCGGAACCCTGATTCGCACCGACAACGCGCTTGACTTCGCGCTTCAGGGGGACGGATTTTTCTCCATGGAGACCACGGACGGGGTCCGTTACAGCCGTAACGGGTCTTTCCAATGGGACCAAAAGGGTCGTCTCACGGACAGCACCGGCCGAGTGGTTTTGGGCACGGGCGGACCTATTCAAAAAAGGGCCGAGGGTGGGGCCCTGACTGTTGACATAAGCGGAAAGATGACCATGGGCGGGGAACCCATCGGCCAACTCCGTGTGGCGACCTTTTCAAAAGAATCGGTACTGCGAAAAACGGGTGGAGGTCTCATGGAACTCACCCGGGGCGAGGCGAAGGCCGGAGACGGCCGCGTTTCCCAAGGATTTTTGGAAGCGTCATCGGTCAACTCGGTTCAGGAAATGGCTGAGATGATTAACACCCTCCGGCTTTTCGAGGCGAACCAGCGGTCCCTTCGTGCCCAAGACGAAGCCCTGGGACGTGCCATCCAAGAGCTGGGACGGTAATCGGGAGGAACACCCATGATACGAGCCCTCTGGACCGCCGCGTCAGGAATGTCGGCCCAACAATTGAACGTGGACACGATTTCCAACAACCTGGCGAACGTCAACACCACCGGTTTTAAACGTCAACGAGTGGACTACCAGGACCTTTTTTATCAAACCCTGCGGGAACCCGGAACCGAAGAGGGATCACCCAACGGATTGGAGGTGGGAACGGGAACCTACCCCGTTTCCACTCAAAAAATATTTACCGGCGGGGCCCTCCAGGTCACGGAAACCCCCCTGGATATGGCGATTGAAGGGGACGGGTTTTTCCAAGTGGCCTTGACGGACGGGAGCATCGGGTATACTCGGTCCGGCACCTTTCGACTGGACAGTGACGGACGAATTGTCACCGCGGACGGGTATGCCCTGCAACCGGAGATAACGGTCCCTTCAGGCACCCAAGAAATCGTTGTCAATCCCTCCGGGACAGTGTCGGTTCGAGGATCAGGCGGCGGAGCCCCCACCGAAATTGGCACCATTGAGCTGGCCTCCTTTTCCAACCCCGCCGGGTTACGAAGCCTGGGCCACAGTCTTTACGCGGAGAGTCCCGCCGCGGGATCTCCGGTCACGGGTCAAGGGGGTCTCGATGGAATGGGTCAAGTTCGACAGGGCATGCTGGAACAATCCAACGTCAGCGTAGTGGACGAAATGGTTGGCATGATCACCGCCCAACGAGCCTACGAACTGAGCGCCAAAGCCATCCAAACGGCGGATGATATGATTCGGATTTCCAACAACCTCCGCGGATGAAACGATCTTTCTGGAACGCGTTGATCGTCCCCTGTGGGTTTCTGGCGGCCTTCCCGTTGAACGCCTGGGAAACCACCGCTTACTCGAAAAAAGATGTTCCCGCCTCTCACGATCAAGAAGACCTGGCTGTCCGGAGAGGGCAACAGATCTTGCTCGTGGCCCTCGCCGATGGGATCCGGCTTTCCGCCCCGGGGCGCGCCCTAAAAAACGGTCAAACCGGAGACATCATCCCGGTCCTCAACACCGCCACGCGAAAACCGTTGAAAGGAATTGTCCGGGACGGGTGGGTGGAAATTCAAGCTTTTGGGGAATCGAATCCATGAGATTTTTTTGGGGGGGTGTCCTCTTGCTCAGCACCATGGCGTGCACAAAAACGGTCGTTGTTCAGGCCCCCCCCCCGGCGGAACCGCCCCTCATGATGCTCTTTTCCGACCCCCGCGCATCCCGCGTGGGGGACCTCGTAACGGTACAAATTGTGGAGAATTCGAAAGGGTCGCGGCGTGTGAGTTCCATGGCCGAAAAAGAAACTGATCTTTCGGCCGATGTCAAAACATCCAACACCGGGCGGGCGTCCAAAAATAGTTTAGGATTGAAGGTGACCAACGACACGAAAGCGGAAACCGGTTTAGAGCGCCGGGGAAGTTTGGTGGCCGCGGTCACGGCGCGGGTAACGGAAGTCATGCCGGACGGAAATTTACGCATCGAAGCGGAACAGGAAATCCTCCTGGAAGGGGGGCTGCAAACCATCCGATTGAAAGGGATTTTACGCCCGGCGGACATTGGGCCTGGGAACACGGTCCTTTCCACCCGGTTGGCGTCCGCCCGAATTGAATACAAGTCCAGGAAAGAACCGGGCCTTCATCGGCAAGGTCTTCTCTCCTGGATTTTTGGATGGGTGTTTTGAACCGCCTCTCAGAGAAAACACGTCGGTGGGGAACCCTCGCCGTTTTTCTGTTGCATTCCGTGAGCGGAGTGGGAACCGCCTGGGCCGATATGAGGGTCAAGGATTTGGCTCGGGTGGGGGGCTGGCGGGAAATGGAGTTGGTGGGCTACGGTCTGGTGACCGGCCTTCGCGGATCCGGTGACAAAGCGGGGTCGAATCCCTCCGCCCAATCCATGGCCAATTTATTAAACCGCTTGGGTTTATCCCTTTCCCCCCAGGAAATTGCCTCAAACAACGTGGCGGCGGTCATCGTCACCGCCCGAGCTTCCGCTTTTTCTCGACCTGGATCCAGTTTAGACGCCCGGGTTTCTTCCGTTGGAAACGCCACCAGCCTGGAGAATGGGACCCTCCTTCTGACCCCCCTCCGAGGAGCCAACGGCGAAATCTACGCCACCGCGCAGGGAGCCCTGGCCTCCGATCCTGAATCGGGGGGAAGGAAAGGGAAATCCAACGCCGTCCAAAACACCACCGTGGTGGTCCCCGGAGGTGTCCTAATGGAAAAAGTATTGCCTGTCCCCAAC
This window of the Elusimicrobiota bacterium genome carries:
- a CDS encoding flagellar hook-basal body protein; protein product: MLRGIYANAQAMSALMAKQDVQSNNLANVNSTGFKKDRVNFEEFQEVLRGQQVSSPIARTSYDPGPGTLIRTDNALDFALQGDGFFSMETTDGVRYSRNGSFQWDQKGRLTDSTGRVVLGTGGPIQKRAEGGALTVDISGKMTMGGEPIGQLRVATFSKESVLRKTGGGLMELTRGEAKAGDGRVSQGFLEASSVNSVQEMAEMINTLRLFEANQRSLRAQDEALGRAIQELGR
- the flgG gene encoding flagellar basal-body rod protein FlgG: MIRALWTAASGMSAQQLNVDTISNNLANVNTTGFKRQRVDYQDLFYQTLREPGTEEGSPNGLEVGTGTYPVSTQKIFTGGALQVTETPLDMAIEGDGFFQVALTDGSIGYTRSGTFRLDSDGRIVTADGYALQPEITVPSGTQEIVVNPSGTVSVRGSGGGAPTEIGTIELASFSNPAGLRSLGHSLYAESPAAGSPVTGQGGLDGMGQVRQGMLEQSNVSVVDEMVGMITAQRAYELSAKAIQTADDMIRISNNLRG
- a CDS encoding flagella basal body P-ring formation protein FlgA, which gives rise to MKRSFWNALIVPCGFLAAFPLNAWETTAYSKKDVPASHDQEDLAVRRGQQILLVALADGIRLSAPGRALKNGQTGDIIPVLNTATRKPLKGIVRDGWVEIQAFGESNP
- a CDS encoding flagellar basal body L-ring protein FlgH, producing MRFFWGGVLLLSTMACTKTVVVQAPPPAEPPLMMLFSDPRASRVGDLVTVQIVENSKGSRRVSSMAEKETDLSADVKTSNTGRASKNSLGLKVTNDTKAETGLERRGSLVAAVTARVTEVMPDGNLRIEAEQEILLEGGLQTIRLKGILRPADIGPGNTVLSTRLASARIEYKSRKEPGLHRQGLLSWIFGWVF
- a CDS encoding response regulator → MTMRALVVDDEEDVRRLLGLMLSRLGCEIREAADGQEALAILHEPCPMDVILLDWRMPVLDGPGFLKTVQKESSLKSIPVMMLTGLNEMKDVANALQLGAKEYLMKPITQRTLREKLEVLGFDF
- a CDS encoding protein-glutamate O-methyltransferase CheR, which gives rise to MPSAVQETNSEQVTYLANMARRLAGFELEKERSLISDPRVLDLLVREKAGSVEELVARLMRLPEGPLHHAVVESLAVSDTSFFRDTPVFEFIEKIILPDLIKNRSHTHQLTLWSAGCSTGQESYSLAMSTTEALESSQEWTWQVLGTDLSTRNIRVAESGSYSQFDINCGLPARRLVTYFEKRENHWCVQDKIKNRIQFKKMNLVTSENEFPQVDLILFRNVLRYFDSSHQTTVLKRLHAALRPDGYLVMGQDETASKESGFEPIHSGKFTVFRPLQ
- a CDS encoding response regulator, with protein sequence MEKILIIDDFEPFRSTACRVVERLGFQSLSASDGREGLDIFARERPGIVITDLQMPQVDGTGVLLAIKEKSPQTAVVVLTGFSTEAAEQDLLRLGAFACLKKPLNLQQVVQVITQIQEKRRGLSNDVRPRALLKVDSPASRHVLERALHANGCDTQAPETTEEWRVSLERGDLDLLVWEVHAHDRESLRHVMETRPLRAGFEVILLMTESGPAETVAREILQSAPTECLSAPLDDALVAASFQRAFHRLLVRRNALFKRERLNAGSARVGVGDQGELVVDMRGGDPHFLESLESVSARLPWPWMLLGSSWEVVYASPSLEAWVGKSLPRLDKALWACLEGRGLVLPPIEEVYLALAQCVRGETLPGLSRPEAVGMIPVRILPNKQGSDRFVALFFPSSSPQEKRPSFPKLL
- a CDS encoding flagellar basal body P-ring protein FlgI is translated as MNRLSEKTRRWGTLAVFLLHSVSGVGTAWADMRVKDLARVGGWREMELVGYGLVTGLRGSGDKAGSNPSAQSMANLLNRLGLSLSPQEIASNNVAAVIVTARASAFSRPGSSLDARVSSVGNATSLENGTLLLTPLRGANGEIYATAQGALASDPESGGRKGKSNAVQNTTVVVPGGVLMEKVLPVPNGMNEGKLSVALHTPDYVTAERTAQALREAFKISCRALDAALIEIDIPPDFKNDPVGFAARAEMVRVGADERPRVVVNEQTGTVVSGREVKLSAVTISHAGLKIEVGRASSAGGTEGDVPTLVGLLNRVGARPKDIVTIFKMIKRLGALKADLVLM